One window from the genome of Myxococcales bacterium encodes:
- a CDS encoding GMC family oxidoreductase — translation MTYDVIVVGSGPGGGPLAHHLHASGAKVLLIEAGKFFKKDTFPRTEAEGSAQLYWGGGIEFDKDARMGFLRTRMVGGSSIVYQALMDRFDDVAFDDWRAQSGVPWFTSQHMSPYYDKVEARLKLHTFSAEERNDNARKFVEACDKLGYKWSALRRGQGDCARERGNDCIACLNGCHRDSKQSSSVGWVQDAVARGMAIATETEVVQVVPTKGDVTVHARRPDGSKIAYTGKRVVLAGGAFGSTKMMLQSGFKAALPAVGKYFASHPQFMWFGVFDHPVDAHKGYFQTVASKDPSFRKQGFKLENVFAGPISIAMLFKGYGQAHMDFMKNYRNMTCIEVAVRDENVGEIRLARGGKLEVEKPLTDQDKARRDKGLEAITNILTHGGAKQVVKAPMYFGLHLMGGCVMGTDPNTSVVGPDFRVHGHDNLFICDSSIYPNAPGINPSLTICSLSQKLGEQLAAN, via the coding sequence ATGACGTACGACGTAATCGTGGTTGGCTCGGGCCCCGGTGGCGGGCCGCTCGCGCATCACCTGCACGCCAGCGGCGCCAAGGTGCTGCTGATCGAGGCCGGCAAGTTCTTTAAGAAAGACACCTTTCCTCGCACCGAGGCCGAAGGCTCGGCGCAGCTGTATTGGGGCGGCGGCATCGAGTTCGACAAGGACGCGCGCATGGGCTTTCTGCGTACGCGCATGGTCGGCGGCTCGTCGATTGTCTACCAAGCGCTCATGGATCGCTTCGACGACGTGGCATTCGACGATTGGCGCGCCCAGTCAGGCGTGCCGTGGTTTACCAGCCAGCACATGTCGCCCTACTACGACAAGGTCGAGGCGCGGCTCAAGTTGCACACCTTTAGCGCGGAGGAGCGCAATGACAATGCGCGCAAGTTTGTCGAGGCCTGCGACAAGCTCGGTTACAAGTGGAGCGCGCTGCGCCGCGGCCAGGGCGACTGCGCGCGCGAGCGCGGCAACGATTGCATCGCTTGCCTGAATGGCTGTCATCGCGACAGCAAGCAAAGCAGCAGTGTTGGCTGGGTGCAGGATGCGGTGGCGCGCGGCATGGCGATCGCCACCGAGACCGAGGTGGTGCAGGTGGTGCCGACGAAGGGCGACGTGACCGTGCATGCGCGGCGCCCGGACGGCAGCAAGATCGCGTATACGGGCAAGCGCGTGGTGCTCGCTGGCGGCGCCTTTGGCAGCACCAAGATGATGTTGCAAAGTGGCTTTAAGGCGGCGTTGCCAGCCGTGGGCAAATACTTCGCCTCGCACCCGCAGTTCATGTGGTTTGGTGTGTTTGACCATCCCGTCGACGCACACAAGGGCTACTTTCAGACCGTTGCCAGCAAGGACCCGAGCTTTCGCAAGCAGGGCTTTAAGCTCGAGAACGTGTTTGCTGGGCCCATCTCGATCGCCATGTTGTTTAAGGGCTATGGCCAGGCCCACATGGATTTTATGAAAAACTATCGCAACATGACCTGCATCGAGGTCGCGGTGCGCGACGAGAACGTCGGCGAGATTCGCTTGGCGCGCGGTGGCAAGCTCGAAGTTGAGAAGCCGCTGACTGATCAGGACAAGGCGCGGCGCGATAAGGGCCTTGAGGCCATTACCAATATCCTTACGCATGGCGGCGCCAAGCAGGTGGTCAAGGCGCCGATGTATTTCGGCCTGCACCTCATGGGCGGTTGCGTCATGGGCACAGATCCAAATACCTCGGTGGTCGGGCCCGATTTTCGCGTCCACGGCCACGATAATTTATTTATCTGCGACTCCAGCATTTACCCCAATGCGCCGGGCATCAACCCGTCGCTCACCATTTGCTCGTTGTCGCAAAAACTCGGCGAGCAGCTCGCGGCCAATTAG
- a CDS encoding aldehyde dehydrogenase family protein, whose amino-acid sequence MKFDVKNPITGASIYQIEDASEAQVREAFANARRAQPTIAAMSVAQRIEAVMAINRYVLDNRESILDRIIAETGKSRFDAFTAEVFEVCDVIDHFKNVAPKVLADQKVHTPIFLMGKKSMVWHEPLGTVLVIAPWNFPFYQGMVPAILAFLAGNAVIFKPSELTPLQGLWEDLIEKTKFPKHALQVVYGGRATGAALIAEKPGKVHFTGSVRAGREIGVACAKELIPVDLELGGKDPGIVFDDVDVTRTANGIMWGAFTNAGQSCTSLERLYVQDTIYDRLVPELVRLTKQLRTSHADRHTRDPGDCDIGAITSPAQISIIEEHIDDAVARGAKVLCGGVAQRGSAHMLPTIVADCDHSMKIASEETFGPVLAVMKFTSENQAIALANDSPYGLGASVWSRDLDRAVRVARQIVTGNVSINNHMITEANPALPFGGTKHSGIGRYKGDWGLTTFCNVKSVVIDKQSETIEPHWYPFTKAKYALLTNVMLSYFAKHRDWVRFAASGLKLDSIGKKEKLP is encoded by the coding sequence ATGAAGTTTGACGTGAAAAACCCCATCACCGGCGCGTCGATCTACCAGATCGAGGACGCCAGCGAGGCACAAGTCAGGGAGGCGTTTGCCAACGCCCGGCGGGCGCAGCCGACCATCGCGGCAATGAGCGTCGCGCAGCGGATCGAGGCGGTGATGGCGATCAATCGCTACGTGCTCGACAACCGCGAATCGATTTTAGATCGCATCATCGCCGAGACCGGCAAGAGCCGCTTTGATGCGTTTACCGCCGAAGTGTTCGAGGTATGCGACGTCATCGATCATTTTAAGAATGTTGCGCCCAAGGTGCTGGCGGACCAAAAAGTCCACACGCCCATTTTCTTGATGGGCAAAAAGTCGATGGTATGGCACGAGCCACTCGGCACGGTGCTGGTGATCGCGCCGTGGAACTTTCCGTTCTATCAGGGCATGGTGCCGGCGATCTTGGCTTTTTTGGCCGGCAATGCGGTCATCTTTAAGCCGTCGGAACTCACGCCGCTGCAAGGTCTGTGGGAAGACCTGATAGAAAAAACCAAGTTTCCCAAGCATGCGCTGCAGGTGGTCTACGGCGGCCGCGCCACCGGCGCCGCGCTGATTGCCGAGAAGCCAGGCAAGGTCCACTTCACGGGCAGCGTGCGGGCGGGACGCGAGATTGGCGTCGCCTGCGCCAAGGAATTGATTCCCGTCGATCTTGAGCTCGGCGGCAAAGACCCCGGCATCGTTTTTGACGACGTCGATGTCACGCGCACCGCCAATGGCATCATGTGGGGCGCGTTTACCAACGCCGGGCAATCGTGCACGTCGCTTGAGCGGCTGTACGTGCAAGATACGATTTATGACCGCCTGGTGCCGGAGCTGGTGCGGTTAACTAAGCAGCTGCGCACATCGCATGCAGATAGGCACACGCGCGACCCCGGCGATTGCGATATTGGCGCGATTACCTCGCCGGCGCAGATTTCGATCATCGAAGAACACATTGACGATGCCGTCGCGCGCGGCGCCAAGGTGCTTTGCGGCGGCGTGGCGCAGCGCGGCTCGGCGCACATGCTGCCAACAATTGTGGCGGATTGCGATCACAGCATGAAAATCGCCAGCGAAGAGACCTTTGGCCCGGTGCTCGCGGTGATGAAGTTCACCTCCGAAAATCAGGCCATCGCGCTCGCCAACGATTCGCCGTATGGCCTGGGCGCCTCGGTGTGGAGCCGGGATCTAGATCGCGCGGTGCGCGTGGCGCGGCAAATTGTCACCGGCAACGTCTCGATTAACAACCATATGATCACTGAGGCCAACCCGGCGCTGCCGTTTGGCGGCACTAAGCACAGCGGTATTGGCCGCTATAAGGGCGACTGGGGCCTCACCACGTTTTGCAACGTGAAGTCCGTGGTCATCGACAAGCAAAGCGAGACCATCGAGCCACACTGGTATCCCTTTACCAAGGCCAAGTACGCGCTGCTCACGAACGTCATGCTCAGCTATTTTGCCAAGCATCGCGACTGGGTGCGCTTTGCCGCCAGCGGGCTTAAGCTCGACAGCATCGGCAAGAAGGAGAAGTTGCCATGA